GGTGCACAACAGTTGCCAGGCCGATGAGGATGTCAAGGGGCACCGAATCGATACCGCTCCCCTCCTGGATAAAGTGTACAGGTGCATCGACGTGAGTCCCCGTATGAGCACTCATGTTTAGCCGGGACAGGTTGAGCCGTTCACCGTTCTCCATGGAACGAACTTTTTCGACTCTCACCGGACCGTCACTGGGCCACGAGATCATCCCGTTGCCAATTGTCATGGAAATATCGTAGAACCGTTTTTTCGCCAAAACAAACCTCCCTGATACTCCGCACAGGATACAGAATAAGAGGCCAGCTGTCAGTAGTCAGCACGTAAAGCGCGGGCCGAAGCCCGCGCAATTTTGAGATCTGAGATCTGAGATTTGAGATTGCACTTACCGTTTCACAGCCATGAAAATTGTTCTTCCACCCCTGTTCACCAGGATCGCGACAGGGTCTTTGTCCTTCGCCTTCTCCAGGACATGAGAAAGCACCTCCAACCCTTTTATAACTTTGCGATCCACCTCCAGGATGACGTCCCCTCTTCTCAGGCCGGCCTCCGCGGCCGGACTTCCAGGCTCCACCGAGGTAATGAGAACGCCATCAGTGGCGTCAAGACCCAGCTGCTCGGCAAGGTCGGGAGTCAGGTCCTGAGCGGTGAACCCCAGTTCTTCCTTCATCTCCTTGCTCTCCTCAGACAGACCGGAAGCAACTTCCTCATCGGTCATCTCCTCAAGGGCAACTTCGAAGGTTTTTTCCTTGCCTTCTCTCAGAACAACGACTTTCACTTCAGTACCCACCGTAAGGAAAGCAACCATCGTGGGCAGTTCGTGCTGACTAACAACCTTTCGACCATTAAACCGCACGATCACATCCCCTCGCTGAATACCCGCTTTTTCAGCTGGTCCACCCTTGACCACATCGCCCACAAGAGCCCCTTCACGCGACTTAAGCTCAAGGGATTTCTGGATCTCAGGGGTGATCTCCTGAATAAGAACACCCAGCCAGGCCCTGGTCACCGATCCCTTCTCCTCCAACTGAGACACAATGGATTTGGCCAGGTTAATGGGAATAGCGAACCCGATGCCCTGGTTTCCTCCGCTACGTGAATAAATGGCACTGTTGATTCCAACAACATTGCCTGCTGTATCAAAAAGGGGCCCGCCGCTGTTGCCGGGGTTGATGGCCGCATCGGTCTGGATGAAGTCGTCATAGGCGCCTGCACCCAGTTCCCGGCCCTTGGCGCTTATGATGCCGGCCGTAACGGTGTGGCCCAGGCCATAGGGGTTGCCGATGGCAAGAACCCAGTCGCCCACACGAGCTTTATCGGAATCACCCAACCTGCAGGTAGGCAAACCGTTTTTCGGCTCGATCTTGATGAGGGCAAGATCTGTCTTCTCGTCAGTGCCCAGAACCTTGGCTGGATAATCGTCTCCCTCTTCCAGGGTGACGATCACTTCGTCTGTCTCAGCCACAACGTGGTTATTGGTGATAATGTAACCTTCACTGTTGATGATAAAGCCCGAGCCAAGGCTACGCGTTTTAAAGGGCCGTTGCGGCCTGTCCCCGAAAAAACGCTTGAAGAATTCATCACCGAAAAAATCCCGGAAGGGATTTTCCTCCCCGCCGAAGGGCTGCTGGGCTTCTCCCTCCTTGACAACAGTGGCAGTACTGATGTTGACAACTGCCGGTGAAAACTCCTCAGCCAGATCAGCGAAGGAACCTGGCTGGCCGACTGGTGCTTTGCTGGTACCATCCGTCCAGAGAGCCTCTGTTCTGGCCTCTGTGGAAGGTGTCAGGGAAAGGTTTGATGCCACGATGAGCCCGATCACGAGGAAACTGACCGCAACGACTCCGAATGCTACTGGCCGAAACATGTTCTTCATCTTTCCAACCTCCTGCTCTCCCCATAAATTTCTGTAAGTACTACCTCTTACAGAAATTTATCTGAAACAAGCTTCGCTTGTCCCTTAACTGTTGTAAAAGTAAATATACCTGAAGCTGAAGGCCGACCTGGATCTTATGTCAATACTCCGTTACTCCGATACTCCGACACCCCGTTACTTGAAATTACCCGGTCCTTTTCATCTCCCTCAGGCGCTCGACACGCTTTTCCACCGGTGGATGTGTTGAAAAAAGGTTCAACATGCTTCGGCCAGTGAAGGGCCTTACGATAAACATGTGTGATGTCGCCTGGCTGGCAGCCATGGGAACCCTTTTCGAGGCCAATGCGAGTTTCTCCAGCGCTGACGCAAGGCTGTCGGGGTTTCCCGCTATTCTCGCCCCCGTTTGATCTGCCTGATATTCCCTGGACCGCGACACCGCCATCTGTATGATTATAGCGGCGATGGGGGCGAGGATGGCCATTAGCAGGGCGCCCAGGGGATTGTTGTCATTATCCCTGCCTCCTCCGAAGATAAAGGCCCACTTTGCCATGCTGGCCAGCATCATGATAGCCCCGGCCAATGTGGCGGCGATGGAGGAGATAAGGATATCCCGGTGACCGATGTGGGCCAGCTCGTGGCCGATCACACCGGACAGTTCCTCCGGAGTGAGAAGACTGCGGATACCATCGGTCACCGCCACAACGGCATTCTCGGGGTTTCTGCCCGTAGCGAAAGCGTTGGGGGCAGCCTGTGGTATCCGGCAGACCTTCGGCATGGGAAGACCGGCCCTCGTTGCCAGGTTCCTGACGATGGAGTACAGCTCCGGATCG
Above is a genomic segment from bacterium containing:
- a CDS encoding DegQ family serine endoprotease — its product is MKNMFRPVAFGVVAVSFLVIGLIVASNLSLTPSTEARTEALWTDGTSKAPVGQPGSFADLAEEFSPAVVNISTATVVKEGEAQQPFGGEENPFRDFFGDEFFKRFFGDRPQRPFKTRSLGSGFIINSEGYIITNNHVVAETDEVIVTLEEGDDYPAKVLGTDEKTDLALIKIEPKNGLPTCRLGDSDKARVGDWVLAIGNPYGLGHTVTAGIISAKGRELGAGAYDDFIQTDAAINPGNSGGPLFDTAGNVVGINSAIYSRSGGNQGIGFAIPINLAKSIVSQLEEKGSVTRAWLGVLIQEITPEIQKSLELKSREGALVGDVVKGGPAEKAGIQRGDVIVRFNGRKVVSQHELPTMVAFLTVGTEVKVVVLREGKEKTFEVALEEMTDEEVASGLSEESKEMKEELGFTAQDLTPDLAEQLGLDATDGVLITSVEPGSPAAEAGLRRGDVILEVDRKVIKGLEVLSHVLEKAKDKDPVAILVNRGGRTIFMAVKR
- the htpX gene encoding zinc metalloprotease HtpX, giving the protein MNNVLKTTFLLGALTGILLLFGQVFGGRTGMIIAFGFAIVMNFGSYWFSDRIVLALYRAKPINESDDPELYSIVRNLATRAGLPMPKVCRIPQAAPNAFATGRNPENAVVAVTDGIRSLLTPEELSGVIGHELAHIGHRDILISSIAATLAGAIMMLASMAKWAFIFGGGRDNDNNPLGALLMAILAPIAAIIIQMAVSRSREYQADQTGARIAGNPDSLASALEKLALASKRVPMAASQATSHMFIVRPFTGRSMLNLFSTHPPVEKRVERLREMKRTG